The Leishmania major strain Friedlin complete genome, chromosome 31 genome contains a region encoding:
- a CDS encoding putative nucleolar protein — protein sequence MAKKTATVTAKKKVVAQAAAPAAKSLKKANGTAVVAAVKKAAKKPAVAPKAARRAPVVEEEEGEEEDSNFDYGDAAGNSSDYDGARDEEDGSGDEESIEFDDVMDGDEEDEEDFDAEIQDDDDFEVKAEKYRRRMLAQRQLADAEQREDIVTRTAHPTPLHDREQRDDEAQQEEGDVAAVQLLGKTSTAEELRDRIQETVRVLSNFKQEREEDRERGEYLELLRSDLLELYEYSEFLMDSILQLFPPAEAVDFLEAMEKTRPTTIRVNTLKAKRRDLVQALVKRGMSVEPLEKWSKVGLQVFESNVPIAGTIEYLAGHYMLQAAASFLPVMALAPQENERVLDMSAAPGGKTTYIAQLMKNTGVLFANDVSEPRCKSLNANLQRLGVTNCIVTNYDGTGYERVMRNFDRVLLDAPCSGTGIISRDKSIKTSKQYKDIQRASQLQRALLLSAIDACKIGGYVVYSTCSFLVEEDEAIVDFALRRRDVQVVEMGLPFGRPGFTKYRHHRYHDSLELSRHYFPHVHNMDGFFICKLKKLSDSTTKQPDGADEKLSRAGSASASSSKKREHASDDAAELQVGSKRVRLEKGKAVVLADNAPAKNHKLSVPPSSKVTRSERQIKGKRKPPKPRK from the coding sequence ATGGCCAAGAAGACGGCCACTGTGACCGCTAAGAAGAAGGTGGTGGCGCaagccgccgcccccgcaGCCAAGTCGCTCAAAAAGGCGAACGGAACTGCAGTGGTGGCCGCCGTGAAGAAGGCCGCCAAGAAGCCTGCCGTCGCGCCCAAGGCTGCGCGAAGGGCACCGGTGgttgaggaggaggagggggaggaggaggactcGAACTTCGACTACGGTGACGCCGCCGGGAACAGCAGCGACTACGACGGGGCGCGggatgaggaggacggcTCCGGCGATGAGGAGAGCATCGAATTCGACGACGTCatggacggcgacgaggaggacgaggaagacTTCGACGCGGAAATtcaggacgacgacgacttcGAGGTCAAGGCTGAGAAgtaccgccgccgcatgctggcgcagcgccaacTGGCCGATGCGGAGCAGCGGGAGGACATTGTGACTCGCACAGCGCACCCGACGCCTCTGCACGATCGCGAGCAGCGGGAcgatgaggcgcagcaggaaGAGGGCGACGTCGCAGCCGTCCAGCTGCTGGGCAAAACGAGCACTGCAGAAGAGCTGCGTGACCGCATTCAAGAGACCGTTCGTGTGCTGTCCAACTTCAAGCAGGAGCGCGAAGAAGATCGCGAACGTGGCGAGTATCTCGAGCTGCTTCGCTCGGATCTCCTCGAGCTGTACGAGTACAGCGAATTCCTCATGGACTCGATCCTGCAGTTATTCCCCCCTGCCGAGGCGGTGGACTTTTtggaggcgatggagaagACAAGGCCAACGACCATTCGCGTTAACACGCTCAAAGCGAAGCGCCGTGATCTGGTGCAGGCGCTTGTGAAGCGCGGCATGAGCGTCGAGCCGCTGGAGAAGTGGTCCAAGGTGGGTCTGCAAGTGTTCGAGTCGAATGTCCCCATCGCGGGCACCATCGAGTATCTCGCGGGCCACTACATGCTGCAGGCTGCGGCCTCCTTCCTGCCAGTCATGGCCCTCGCTCCGCAGGAGAATGAGCGCGTGCTCGACATGTCGGCCGCTCCGGGAGGGAAGACGACGTACATTGCGCAGCTCATGAAGAACACCGGCGTCCTCTTCGCGAATGATGTGAGTGAGCCACGGTGCAAGTCGCTCAACGCGAATCTACAGCGCCTTGGTGTCACCAACTGCATCGTCACGAACTACGACGGCACCGGCTACGAGAGGGTGATGCGCAACTTTGACCGCGTTCTGCTCGATGCCCCCTGCTCCGGCACGGGCATCATCTCACGTGACAAGAGCATCAAGACAAGCAAACAGTACAAGGACATTCAGCGTGCCtcacagctgcagcgagcgcTGCTGCTAAGCGCCATCGACGCCTGCAAGATCGGCGGTTACGTTGTCTACTCTACCTGCTCCTTCCTCGTGGAAGAGGATGAGGCGATCGTGGACTTCGCGCTGAGGCGCCGTGACGTGCAGGTGGTGGAGATGGGGCTGCCGTTCGGGCGTCCTGGCTTCACCAAGtatcgccaccaccgctatCACGACAGCCTCGAGCTCTCCCGCCACTACTTTCCGCACGTGCACAACATGGATGGCTTCTTCATCTGCAAGCTGAAGAAGCTGTCAGACAGCACCACGAAGCAGCCGGACGGGGCGGACGAAAAGCTGTCCAGGGCGGggagcgcctccgcctcatcGTCTAAGAAGCGCGAGCACGCcagcgacgatgccgcgGAGCTCCAGGTCGGCTCGAAGCGGGTGCGACTCGAGAAGGGCAAGGCTGTCGTGTTGGCCGACAACGCGCCAGCCAAGAACCACAAGCTTAGCGTTCCACCGAGCTCCAAGGTGACTCGCAGCGAGCGGCAGATTAAGGGCAAGCGCAAGCCGCCCAAACCGCGTAAGTGA